One genomic window of Micropterus dolomieu isolate WLL.071019.BEF.003 ecotype Adirondacks linkage group LG14, ASM2129224v1, whole genome shotgun sequence includes the following:
- the LOC123983284 gene encoding melanopsin-A-like: MDSRLLIGPGMPTPDPTARTPWNISSISPHRLMELSPVATSSPIVPSHPFPTVDVPDHAHYTIGVVILAVGITGMLGNFLVIYAFCRSRSLRTPSNIFIINLAVTDFFMCLTQTPTFFINSMHKRWIFGKKGCEVYAFCGALFGICSMITLMVIAVDRYMVITRPLASLGEMSRRKALSIVGAAWFYSMGWSLPPFFGWSAYVPEGLMTSCSWDYMTFTPSVRSYTMLLFTFVFFIPLAIIIFSYCCIFRAIRHTTRAITKIKCEGTRNSAKRFRKMKSEWKMAKIALIVILLYVISWAPYSCAALTAFAGYAHMLTPYMNSVPAVIAKASAIYNPIVYAITHPKYRSALTKYIPYLGVLLCVTGRDRFSSSSLQSTRRSTLTSQSESKCPSRPHNSSLSDSESARFSDTEEDCSSQMPASRQLSSDVKQVRHASQRSKVRGHNTREFERTATHIPTDPAICLLSQITTQTEPEDISMSAINLQPTSHLPATLENVMEESGLRTTCKTTSSVIVTSISSPSIMHSPPGFHGSLKLTKTYSPVTKEPLDIARLETTALQ, from the exons ATGGATTCCCGGCTGCTGATTGGACCGGGGATGCCCACACCGGACCCGACAGCCCGGACACCCTGGAACATCAGCTCCATCAGTCCCCACAGGCTCATGGAGCTGTCTCCAGTCGCTACGTCT AGTCCCATTGTTCCAAGCCACCCATTTCCAACAGTAGACGTCCCAGACCACGCTCACTATACAATTGGTGTTGTCATCCTGGCCGTGGGCATCACTGGCATGCTGGGAAACTTCCTGGTCATATATGCTTTCtgcag GAGCCGGAGCTTGCGCACACCCTCCAACATTTTCATCATTAACCTGGCAGTCACAGACTTCTTTATGTGTCTTACTCAGACACCCACCTTCTTCATCAACAGCATGCACAAGCGATGGATCTTTGGAAAGAAAG GTTGTGAGGTATATGCATTCTGCGGAGCACTGTTTGGTATCTGTAGTATGATTACACTAATGGTGATTGCGGTGGACCGGTACATGGTGATCACCAGGCCTCTGGCCTCCTTGGGGGAGATGTCTCGCAGGAAAGCCCTGAGCATCGTGGGTGCTGCCTGGTTCTACTCCATGGGCTGGAGCCTACCCCCCTTCTTTGGCTGGA GTGCCTATGTCCCAGAGGGTCTGATGACGTCTTGTTCCTGGGACTACATGACATTTACCCCTTCTGTCCGCTCCTACACCATGCTGCTCTTTACCTTTGTCTTCTTCATCCCTCTCGCCATCATCATCTTTAGCTACTGCTGCATCTTCAGAGCCATCCGACACACAACACG AGCGATAACAAAGATCAAATGTGAGGGAACAAGAAACTCTGCCAAGAGATTCCGTAAGATGAAGAGTGAGTGGAAGATGGCCAAGATCGCACTTATTGTCATCCTACTATATGTCATCTCCTGGGCCCCTTACTCCTGTGCAGCCCTCACTGCATTCGCTGG GTACGCTCACATGTTGACTCCATATATGAACTCTGTTCCTGCTGTGATCGCCAAAGCATCTGCTATCTACAACCCCATTGTATATGCCATAACACACCCCAAATACAG gtcagcaCTCACCAAGTACATTCCCTACCTCGGGGTATTGCTGTGCGTTACTGGAAGAGACcgtttcagcagcagcagtctccAGTCCACCCGCCGATCAACCCtcaccagccaatcagagagcaaaTGCCCCAGCAGACCGCACAACTCCTCCCTTTCTGACAGCGAATCA GCTCGCTTCTCAGACACGGAGGAGGATTGCTCATCTCAGATGCCTGCCAGTCGTCAATTGTCCAGTGATGTCAAACAGGTGCGTCATGCCAGCCAGAGGTCAAAGGTGAGAGGCCACAACACAAGAGAGTTTGAGAGAACTGCCACCCACATCCCCACTGACCCGGCCATATGTCTCCTCTCACAAATTACA ACTCAGACAGAGCCTGAAGACATCTCCATGTCGGCCATCAATCTGCAGCCAACCAGTCATCTGCCTGCTACT CTGGAGAACGTGATGGAGGAGTCGGGGCTAAGGACTACCTGTAAGACAACGTCATCTGTCATTGTCACCTCCATATCCAGCCCATCTATAATGCATAGTCCCCCAGGTTTCCATGGCAGCCTCAAATTGACCAAAACTTACAGTCCAGTTACCAAGGAGCCCCTTGACATAGCCAGACTGGAGACAACAGCATTACAATGA